A genomic segment from Euleptes europaea isolate rEulEur1 chromosome 17, rEulEur1.hap1, whole genome shotgun sequence encodes:
- the CHD9 gene encoding chromodomain-helicase-DNA-binding protein 9 isoform X5, whose product MPKMSSVKRPRGRPPSSKKTDGSGTYAKLPNTQVKAVCEKKQKKKGESESKQEKANRIISEAIAKAKERGERNIPRVMSPENFPSVSAEGKEEKKGRKIKSKPKDKESKKPKTSSSSKTKERAKIGKLIITLGKKQKRKNDSSDEMSDAKQASQQPFKDEASQKRRSNRQIKRKKYAEEGEGKQSEEEAKVSVKIKKNSAPLPAEQPLQLFIENPSEEDAAIVDKILSSRIIKKEIPGGATVEAEEFFVKYKNYSYLHCEWATEQQLLKDKRIQQKIKRFKLRQAQRAHFFADMEEELFNPDYIEVDRVLEVSFCEDKDTGEPVTYYLVKWCSLPYEDSTWELKEDVDQGKIEEFEQLQALRPDSRRLDRPPPNSWKKIEQSREYKNGNQLREYQLEGLNWLLFNWYNRQNCILADEMGLGKTIQSITFLYEILLTGIRGPFLIIAPLSTIANWEREFRTWTDLNVVVYHGSMISRQMIQQYEMYFRDSQGRIVRGTYKFQAIITTFEMILSGCPELNAIEWRCVIIDEAHRLKNKNCKLLEGLKLMNLEHKVLLTGTPLQNTVEELFSLLHFLEPLRFPAESTFMQEFGDLKTEEQVQKLQAILKPMMLRRLKEDVEKKLAPKEETIIEVELTNIQKKYYRAILEKNFAFLSKGAGQANVPNLVNTMMELRKCCNHPYLIKGAEEKILGEFRETYSPTAPDFHLQAMIQSAGKLVLIDKLLPKMKAGGHKVLIFSQMVRCLDILEDYLLHKRYLYERIDGRVRGNLRQAAIDRFSKPDSDRFVFLLCTRAGGLGINLTAADTCIIFDSDWNPQNDLQAQARCHRIGQNKAVKVYRLITRNSYEREMFDRASLKLGLDKAVLQSMSGRENSVGGIQQLSKKEIEDLLRRGAYGAIMDEEDEGSKFCEEDIDQILQRRTKTITIESEGRGSTFAKASFVASGNRTDISLDDPNFWQKWAKKAEIDIDAISGRNSLVIDTPRIRKQTRPFSATKDELAELSDIESEGDDKPKLRRPCDRSNGYGRTECFRVEKNLLVYGWGRWREILSHGRFKRQLNEQDVEIICRALLAYCLVHYRGDEKIKSFIWDLITPTEDGQTRELQNHLGLSAPVPRGRKGKKVKTQTSTFDIHKAEWLRKYNPEHLLQDDGYKKHIKHHCNKVLLRVRMLYYLKQEVIGSECQKVFEGIEASEIDVWVPEPDHSEVPAEWWDTEADKSLLIGVFKHGYEKYNTIRADAALCFLERVGKPDDKAVAAEQRANDYIDGDVEDPEYKPAPAMFKDDIEDDVSSPGDLIIADGDGQMIEGDKLYWPTQSALTTRLRRLITAYQRTSKNRQIQQIQPVFPVQACVIQTQYEEASVNPKMAAKIERQQRWTRREEADFYRVVSTFGVVFDPDRGQFDWTKFRAMARLHKKTDESLEKYLYAFMAMCRRVCRLPSKDESMDPNIFIQPITEERASRTLYRIELLRKVREQAVRHPQVFERLKLCQPNPDLPVWWECGTHDWDLLIGAAKHGVSRTDYHILRDPELSFMSAQRSYSQNKAALSRTPTPILHPYQMALSASPLALQARLLDVKGSTLEDTKLKNENHKEEPHSSGEESMSVEDVQTRIKTEPLSPKNGTPSHSADHKSVVKADSDRRMVAARTEPLTPNAASKKQRASKRGSDSSSDSDSDSDRSSCSSRSSSSSSSSSSSCSRSRSSSSSSSSCSSASSSSSSSSSSSSSSSSSSSEESDSDEEEAQKRAEGTPHLKAYDEESVASLSTVQDETQDSFQMNNGTPNSNSLLQGGYMLAASYWPKDRVMINRLDSICQTVLKGKWPSARRSYDTNTVASFYTTKLLDSPGAAADYIEPSVPTPPSADVKEENDQSPQMSKVKKHVREKEFTVKINDEGGLKLIFQKQGLSQKRPFESEEGTLGQQQYLARLHELQNASEMSLANFPKSLPESGTSSQSTTNANGVIVDDQPAMKKRRGRRKNVEGVDILFINRNKTPNHVCHGIGATQVASGINPPLLYAQSQGLCDAENPVPVINLKDGTRLAGDDAPKRKDLERWLKEHPGYVEDLGAFIPKIQLHESRPKQKRHRCRNPNKLDINSLTGEERVQLINRRNARKVGGAFAPPLKDLCRFLKENPEYGVAPEWADVVKQSGFLPESMFDRILTGPVVREEVSRRGRRPKSEIAKATAAAAATATTAANVPVNPLLANGLLPGVDLSTLQALQRNLQNFQSLQVTAGLMGMPTGLNTAGEAKNMAAMFPMLLSGMAGLPNLLGMGGLLAKSTESVPEEKKGNDSREPDGRKERTESQNAHNGGENSVSGSPSTSCTAAAAASPLALNPLLLSNILYPGMLLTPGLNLHIPALSQSNIFDVQNNENNSTGIAKSTEKEENSSVQDREGKRETEPSSRNENSTDEGSEKADASSGSDSTSSSSEDSDSSDED is encoded by the exons CAAGCTTATTATTACTTTGGGTAAAAAGCAGAAGAGGAAAAATGACTCTTCAGATGAAATGTCTGATGCTAAACAGGCCTCTCAGCAGCCATTCAAAGATGAAGCTTCTCAG AAGAGAAGGTCAAACCGTCAGATTAAAAGGAAGAAATATGCAGAAGAAGGCGAAGGGAAACAGTCTGAAGAAGAAGCAAAGGTTTCtgtgaaaataaaaaagaattctGCCCCTCTACCTGCTGAACAACCTTTACAGTTATTCATT GAGAATCCAAGTGAAGAAGACGCAGCAATTGTAGATAAAATTTTATCTTCCAGGATCATAAAGAAAGAA ATTCCTGGGGGAGCGACAGTGGAGGCAGAGGAATTTTTTGTTAAATACAAAAACTA CTCCTACCTCCATTGTGAATGGGCCACAGAACAACAGCTTTTAAAGGATAAAAGAATCCAGCAGAAAATCAAACGTTTCAAGCTGCGGCAAGCACAGAGAGCCCATTTTTTTGCAGAT ATGGAGGAAGAACTTTTCAATCCAGATTATATCGAAGTAGATCGGGTGTTAGAAGTCTCCTTTTGTGAAGATAAGGACACTGGAGAG CCTGTTACTTACTACTTAGTAAAATGGTGCTCATTGCCATATGAAGATAGCACATGGGAGTTGAAAGAAGATGTAGATCAAGGGAAAATAGAAGAGTTTGAACAACTGCAAGCTTTAAGGCCGGATTCAAGGCGACTG GATCGACCGCCTCCTAATTCATGGAAGAAAATAGAACAGTCCAGGGAATATAAAAATGGCAACCAACTCAGGGAATACCAGTTGGAAGGACTCAACTGGCTCCTTTTCAACTGGTATAATAG ACAAAACTGCATCTTAGCTGATGAAATGGGTCTTGGCAAAACCATCCAATCAATAACATTCCTCTATGAAATCCTCCTGACTGGCATAAGAGGGCCTTTCCTGATCATAGCTCCACTTTCCACCATAGCCAACTGGGAAAGAGAGTTCCGCACATGGACTGATCTTAATGTTGTGGTATATCATGGAAGTATGATCAGTAGGCAAATGATACAGCAGTATGAGATGTACTTCAGGGACTCACAG GGTCGCATCGTTAGAGGTACATACAAGTTCCAAGCCATTATCACTACCTTTGAGATGATTCTCAGTGGCTGTCCAGAACTCAATGCCATTGAATGGCGCTGTGTTATTATTGACGAAGCGCACAGACTGAAGAATAAAAACTGCAAACTGCTGGAAGGACTCAAACTCATGAATCTT GAGCACAAGGTGCTGTTGACGGGCACCCCACTGCAGAATACAGTAGAAGAACTGTTCAGCCTCCTTCACTTCCTTGAACCTCTGCGTTTCCCAGCAGAATCTACATTCATGCAGGAATTTGGGGATCTTAAAACAGAGGAGCAG GTGCAAAAACTGCAAGCTATCTTGAAACCAATGATGCTGAGAAGGCTAAAAGAAGATGTAGAGAAGAAGTTGGCTCCCAAGGAAGAAACCATTATTGAAGTTGAGCTAACAAATATCCAGAAAAAGTATTACCGAGCTATTTTAGAGAAGAACTTTGCATTTTTGTCAAAGGGTGCAGGCCAAGCTAATGTGCCCAACTTAGTTAACACTATGATGGAACTCAGGAAGTGCTGCAACCACCCGTATCTTATCAAAG GTGCTGAGGAAAAAATCCTTGGAGAATTTAGGGAAACATACAGTCCAACTGCTCCTGATTTCCACCTGCAAGCAATGATTCAATCTGCTGGGAAATTGGTTCTGATAGACAAACTTCTTCCAAAAATGAAAGCAGGAGGCCATAAAGTGCTTATCTTCTCTCAGATGGTCCGCTGTCTTGATATTCTTGAAGACTACCTTCTACATAAAAG GTACCTGTATGAGCGAATTGATGGAAGAGTAAGGGGGAACTTGCGTCAGGCCGCAATTGATCGTTTTAGCAAACCAGACTCTGATCGGTTTGTGTTCCTTCTTTGTACCAGAGCTGGTGGACTGGGCATTAATCTAACTGCAGCTGATACTTGCATAATTTTTGATTCTGATTGGAATCCTCAGAATGATTTGCAG GCCCAAGCCCGTTGCCATAGGATTGGTCAAAACAAAGCTGTGAAAGTCTACAGGTTGATAACTCGGAACTCATATGAAAGAGAGATGTTTGACAGAGCAAGTCTGAAGCTGGGCCTGGACAAGGCTGTCTTGCAGAGCATGAGCGGAAGGGAGAATAGTGTTGGCGGT ATACAGCAACTCTCAAAAAAAGAAATTGAGGACCTGCTTCGAAGAGGGGCTTATGGGGCCATTATGGACGAGGAAGACGAGGGTTCTAAATTCTGTGAGGAGGATATTGATCAAATCCTGCAACGTCGCACAAAAACAATCACAATTGAATCTGAAGGGAGGGGCTCAACATTTGCTAAG GCCAGTTTTGTTGCATCTGGAAATAGGACAGATATTTCATTAGATGATCCCAATTTTTGGCAGAAGTGGGCCAAAAAAGCAGAAATAGACATAGATGCCATCAGTGGCAGA AATAGCCTGGTCATTGATACTCCCAGAATTAGGAAACAAACAAGGCCATTTAGTGCCACGAAAGACGAGCTTGCTGAATTATCTGACATTGAGAGCGAAGGGGACGATAAACCAAAACTGCGGAGACCTTGTGACCGCTCCAATGGATACGGAAGAACAGAATGCTTCAGGGTGGAGAAAAACTTGctagtctatgg GTGGGGTCGCTGGAGAGAGATTTTGTCACACGGACGGTTCAAAAGGCAGCTAAATGAACAGGATGTGGAGATAATTTGCCGAGCACTCTTAGCTTATTGCCTCGTTCACTACCGAGGGGATGAAAAGATAAAGAGTTTTATATGGGACCTCATCACACCAACTGAGGATGGGCAGACTCGGGAGCTGCAGAATCACCTAG GTTTGTCAGCCCCTGTCCCCAGGGGGCGAAAAGGAAAGAAAGTTAAGACTCAGACCAGCACTTTTGATATACATAAAGCAGAATGGCTTCGAAAGTATAATCCAGAGCATCTATTGCAAGACGATGGGTATAAAAAGCACATAAAGCATCACTGCAACAA GGTCTTACTCCGAGTTAGGATGCTGTATTATTTGAAACAAGAAGTCATTGGTAGTGAGTGCCAAAAGGTTTTTGAAGGAATTGAAGCCAG TGAAATTGATGTCTGGGTCCCTGAGCCAGACCATTCTGAGGTGCCAGCAGAGTGGTGGGATACTGAGGCAGATAAATCTCTCCTAATAGGAGTTTTTAAGCATG GTTATGAAAAGTACAATACAATCAGAGCAGATGCAGCTCTTTGCTTCCTGGAGAGAGTGGGAAAACCCGACGACAAGGCAGTTGCTGCTGAGCAGAGAGCAAATGATTATATCGATGG AGATGTAGAAGATCCAGAATATAAACCAGCACCAGCCATGTTTAAAGATGACATAGAG GATGATGTGTCATCACCGGGGGACCTAATAATAGCAGATGGAG ATGGCCAGATGATTGAAGGGGATAAGCTTTACTGGCCAACACAGTCTGCCTTAACAACACGTTTGCGCCGCCTAATAACAGCCTATCAGCGTACCAGTAAGAACAGACAAATTCAACAAATCCAGCCGGTGTTTCCAGTTCAGGCCTGCGTGATTCAGACTCAGTATGAAGAAGCTTCTGTTAatccaaaaatggctgccaaaattgaAAGACAGCAAAG ATGGACAAGAAGGGAAGAAGCTGACTTCTACAGAGTGGTTTCCACCTTTGGTGTTGTATTCGACCCTGATAGGGGTCAGTTCGATTGGACCAAGTTTAGAGCCATGGCTCGGCTGCATAAGAAAACTGATGAGAGTTTAGAGAAGTACTTGTACGCTTTTATGGCCATGTGCAGAAGAGTCTGTCGCCTGCCTTCAAAAGATG AATCTATGGATCCAAATATTTTCATCCAGCCAATCACTGAAGAACGTGCATCTCGAACCTTGTATCGAATTGAACTTCTCAGGAAGGTGCGGGAACAAGCTGTCCGCCATCCGCAAGTATTTGAGCGGTTAAAACTTTGCCAGCCGAATCCAGACTTACCGGTCTGGTGGGAGTGTGGGACTCATGACTGGGATTTACTGATTGGAGCCGCAAAGCACGGGGTTAGCAGGACAGACTACCACATCCTTCGTGACCCCGAACTTTCATTTATGTCAGCCCAAAGGAGCTACAGTCAAAACAAAGCAGCACTTTCGAGAACCCCTACCCCAATTTTGCATCCGTACCAGATGGCGTTGTCCGCATCACCCCTTGCACTTCAGGCAAGACTGCTAGATGTTAAAGGAAGCACACTTGAGGATACAAAACTCAAGAATGAAAACCATAAGGAGGAACCCCATTCTTCAGGAGAAGAGTCCATGTCTGTCGAGGATGTGCAGACACGAATAAAGACTGAGCCTTTGAGCCCAAAGAATGGCACACCATCACATTCTGCAGATCACAAATCGGTTGTGAAAGCGGACAGTGACAGGCGCATGGTTGCGGCAAGGACAGAGCCCCTAACTCCAAATGCTGCTTCCAAGAAACAGAGAGCTAGCAAGAGAGGATCCGACTCCAGCTCCGATTCAGACTCTGATTCAGACAGATCGTCCTGTTCTTCCAGATCATCTTCATCTtcgtcatcttcctcctcctcctgttcacgCTCCAGATCCAGCTCTTCGTCCTCTTCATCTTGTTCTTCAGCCTCATCGTCGTCGTCTTCCTCTTCATCGTCgtcgtcttcatcttcttcatcttcatctgaAGAGAGTGACAGTGATGAAGAGGAGGCACAAAAGAGAG CAGAAGGAACTCCTCACTTGAAAGCGTATGATGAAGAGAGTGTAGCTTCCTTGAGCACTGTGCAGGATGAAACCCAGGACAGTTTTCAAATGAATAATGGAACACCGAATTCTAATTCTCTCTTACAAGGTGGATATATGTTGGCTGCTTCCTACTGGCCAAAG GACCGCGTCATGATTAATCGTCTGGACAGTATTTGTCAGACAGTCTTGAAAGGTAAATGGCCGTCGGCGAGGCGAAGTTACGACACCAACACCGTGGCTTCTTTCTATACCACCAAACTTCTAGACAGCCCGGGTGCCGCTGCAGACTACATTGAGCCCAGTGTACCAACTCCCCCAAGTGCAGATGTTAAAGAAGAAAATGATCAATCACCACAGATGTCAAAGGTGAAGAAGCATGTACGGGAAAAGGAGTTTACAGTGAAAATCAATGAc GAAGGTGGTTTGAAATTAATTTTTCAGAAGCAGGGGCTTTCTCAGAAAAGGCCATTTGAAAGTGAAGAAGGCACATTAGGACAGCAGCAATACCTTGCCCGGCTACATGAACTCCAGAATGCTTCAGAAATGAGCCTTGCTAATTTCCCAAAGTCTTTGCCAGAATCGG GAACTTCCAGCCAATCAACAACTAATGCAAATGGAGTAATAGTTGATGACCAGCCTGCAATGAAAAAGAGGCGAGGAAGGAGAAAGAATGTGGAAGGAGTTGATATCCTGTTTatcaacagaaataaaacacCTAACCAC GTTTGTCATGGCATCGGTGCCACTCAGGTTGCTTCAGGAATAAACCCACCTCTTCTATACGCACAATCCCAAGGCTTGTGTGATGCAGAAAACCCAGTTCCCGTTATTAATTTGAAAGATGGAACAAGACTTGCAGGTGATGATGCCCCCAAAAGAAAAGATTTAGAGAGATGGCTTAAAGAACATCCCGGCTATGTTGAAGATTTAGGagcttttattcct AAAATTCAGCTTCATGAGAGCAGACCCAAACAGAAAAGGCACCGTTGCCGAAATCCAAATAAACTGGACATTAATAGCCTCACTGGAGAAGAACGTGTTCAACTTATCAATAGGAGGAATGCTAGGAAG GTAGGAGGTGCATTTGCGCCTCCACTGAAGGACTTGTGCAGATTCCTGAAAGAGAACCCGGAGTATGGAGTAGCTCCCGAATGGGCGGATGTTGTAAAACAGTCT GGATTTCTTCCTGAAAGCATGTTTGACCGCATTTTAACGGGGCCTGTTGTACGAGAAGAAGTAAGCAGGAGAGGAAGGAGGCCTAAAAGTGAGATTGCCAAGGCAACCGCAGCCGCTGCCGCCACTGCTACAACCGCAGCCAATGTCCCGGTCAACCCTTTGCTAGCCAATGGGCTACTTCCAGGAGTGGATCTGTCTACCCTTCAGGCCTTACAGCGAAACCTGCAAAACTTTCAGTCGCTGCAAGTTACAGCAGGTTTAATGGGAATGCCTACTGGTCTGAACACCGCTGGGGAAGCAAAAAACATGGCTGCCATGTTTCCCATGCTGCTTTCAGGAATGGCCGGCTTACCGAATTTACTAGGAATGGGAGGACTCCTGGCAAAGTCTACAGAATCTGTTCCTGAGGAGAAAAAGGGAAATGACTCCAGAGAGCCTGATGGAAGGAAAGAGAGGACAGAGAGCCAAAACGCACATAATGGTGGAGAAAACTCTGTGTCGGGTTCTCCTTCCACATCCTGTACCGCTGCGGCAGCTGCCAGCCCCTTAGCTCTTAACCCCTTACTGTTGTCCAATATACTTTATCCAGGGATGCTTCTCACTCCAGGCCTTAATCTCCATATCCCAGCTTTGTCCCAGTCTAATATTTTTGATGTACAGAACAATGAAAACAACAGCACAGGTATAGCTAAGTCTACAGAAAAGGAGGAGAACTCCAGCGTTCAAGATcgagaaggaaaaagagaaacagaGCCTAGCTCTCGCAATGAAAACAGCACAGATGAGGGTTCAGAGAAAGCCGATGCTTCCTCTGGATCAGACAGTACATCATCCTCGTCCGAGGATTCAGACTCTAGTGACGaagactga